From the genome of Streptomyces sp. NBC_01260, one region includes:
- a CDS encoding ABC transporter ATP-binding protein produces the protein MADSTSPGVPTVVVDDVHITYKVNGARTGKGSATSALSRLASRRQSPGVREVHAVKGVSFAAYKGEAIGLIGSNGSGKSTLLKAIAGLLPATKGRVHTQGQPSLLGVNAALMSDLTGERNVVLGGLAMGMSRDEIRERYEGIVDFSGINEKGDFITLPMRTYSSGMGARLRFSIAAAKNHDVLLIDEALSTGDAKFQRRSKERIIELRQQAGTVFLVSHHNKSITETCDRAIWLEAGTLRMDGPAKEVVAAYEKFTGKK, from the coding sequence GTGGCTGACAGCACTTCGCCCGGAGTACCGACGGTCGTCGTCGACGACGTCCACATCACGTACAAGGTCAACGGCGCCCGCACCGGCAAGGGCAGCGCCACCTCGGCCCTCAGCCGGCTCGCCTCGCGCCGGCAGTCCCCCGGGGTGCGCGAGGTGCACGCCGTGAAGGGGGTCAGCTTCGCCGCGTACAAGGGGGAGGCGATCGGCCTGATCGGCTCCAACGGCTCGGGGAAGTCGACGCTGCTGAAGGCCATCGCCGGTCTGCTGCCCGCCACGAAGGGCCGTGTCCACACCCAGGGCCAGCCCTCGCTGCTCGGGGTGAACGCCGCGCTGATGAGCGATCTGACCGGCGAGCGCAACGTCGTCCTCGGCGGACTCGCGATGGGCATGAGCCGCGACGAGATCCGCGAGCGCTACGAGGGGATCGTCGACTTCTCCGGCATCAACGAGAAGGGCGACTTCATCACCCTGCCGATGCGCACGTACTCCTCCGGCATGGGTGCCCGGCTGCGCTTCTCGATCGCCGCGGCCAAGAACCACGACGTGCTGCTGATCGACGAGGCCCTGTCCACCGGTGACGCCAAGTTCCAGCGCCGCAGCAAGGAACGGATCATCGAACTGCGTCAGCAGGCCGGCACGGTCTTCCTGGTCAGCCACCACAACAAGTCGATCACCGAGACCTGCGACCGGGCGATCTGGCTGGAGGCGGGAACGCTGCGCATGGACGGCCCGGCGAAAGAAGTGGTCGCCGCCTACGAGAAGTTCACCGGCAAGAAATAA
- a CDS encoding ABC transporter permease, translating into MVSQTTAPAAPAATPPDASPPVYAPGELAALAARHGLTVSGARPSLPAYVRELWGRRHFITAFATAKLTAQYSQAKLGQIWQIMTPLLNATVYYFIFGVLMKTKHGVPDYVPFLVTGVFIWTFTSSSITAGTRAISGNIGLVRALHFPRASLPIALALQQLQQLIFSLGALVLILLVFGQYPQPSWLLAVPALTLQAVFNTGISMAMARLAARTPDIAQLTPFVLRTWMYASGVMWSIGTMLQGDRVPHLVKLALEINPAAVFINLMRFALIDSFDGGQLPPHVWAIATGWALVCGVGGFIYFWQAEESYGRG; encoded by the coding sequence GTGGTGAGCCAGACAACAGCTCCGGCGGCCCCGGCGGCCACCCCGCCCGACGCGTCCCCTCCCGTGTACGCGCCCGGAGAGCTCGCGGCCCTCGCCGCCCGGCACGGGCTGACCGTGAGCGGGGCGAGGCCGTCCCTTCCCGCGTACGTCCGGGAACTGTGGGGACGGCGGCACTTCATCACGGCCTTCGCCACCGCCAAGCTCACCGCCCAGTACAGCCAGGCGAAGCTCGGCCAGATCTGGCAGATCATGACCCCGCTGCTCAACGCGACGGTCTACTACTTCATCTTCGGCGTCCTGATGAAGACGAAGCACGGCGTCCCGGACTACGTCCCGTTCCTGGTCACCGGCGTCTTCATCTGGACCTTCACCAGCAGCTCGATCACCGCGGGCACCCGCGCGATCAGCGGCAACATCGGGCTCGTACGGGCCCTGCACTTCCCGCGCGCCTCGCTGCCCATCGCGCTGGCCCTGCAACAGCTCCAGCAGCTGATCTTCTCGCTGGGCGCACTGGTGCTGATCCTGCTGGTGTTCGGCCAGTACCCGCAGCCCTCCTGGCTGCTGGCCGTACCGGCCCTGACGCTGCAGGCCGTCTTCAACACCGGCATCTCGATGGCCATGGCCCGCCTCGCCGCGCGGACCCCGGACATCGCCCAGCTGACACCGTTCGTGCTGCGCACCTGGATGTACGCGTCGGGCGTGATGTGGAGCATCGGCACGATGCTCCAGGGCGACCGGGTCCCGCACCTGGTGAAGCTGGCGCTGGAGATCAATCCGGCCGCCGTCTTCATCAACCTGATGCGGTTCGCGCTCATCGACAGCTTCGACGGCGGACAGCTGCCCCCGCATGTGTGGGCCATCGCCACGGGCTGGGCCCTGGTGTGCGGCGTGGGCGGATTCATCTACTTCTGGCAGGCCGAGGAGAGTTACGGACGTGGCTGA